The region GAACGGGGCCAACGGCCGCTGCCCCGCCTCCGGTGGCCGGTGAGGACGCCGGAGCAGAAGCAGATTCGGTCGATGGGGACGGAGCGGGCGTGGTCTCGCTGGCTGACGCAGACGGGGACACCGACGCGTCGCCGTCGTTCCCTGAGCCGCCGCAGCCGGCCAGCGCGGAACCGGAGAGAGTCAGCAAAGCCACCAGGGCTAGTGCCTTGCGGGACGGGGAGGACTTTTTGACGGGGGAGGCAGGTGCCAAGGTGATCATGCTCTCACCATTCCCGTCGGGCGGGGGCGCGTCAATCCGCCCCGCCCGGCGGAACGGAATGACGCAAAACCGTTACGGGCGCCGGAAGCAAGCTGCCCGGCGCCCGCTCAGGTCCGCGGGCTAGGCCCGGCCGCGGCCGCGCGTGCGGATCAGGGCGGTGACACCTGCCGCAAGGCCCAGCAACCCGGCACCCAGGCCAACGTAGCCGGCAACTTCGGCGGCCTCGACGTCGTCATCCCGGTCATCGGCGCTTTCCGGCGTGCCGGAGGTGCTGCCGTGCTCATCGCCGGCGGCGTGATCATCGTCGTCGTCCGCTTCGGTGATGGTGACCGTAGGCGCCGGGGAGTCGAGGTCGTGGCCGGACTGGCCGTCGGCCGGAACCTGGGACCAGTCCGTTTCCCCCTTTTCGCAGCTTTGCAGCACGGGGAAGGCCAGGGTGGTGTCTTCGGCGTCCGGCAGGTCGACGCCGAGGGTAATGGTGTCCCGGATGCCGTCGGCCAACGGTTCCTTGGCCGTGTAGATAATTTCGCTGGTGCGCGAGCTGACCTGTGAGCCGTTGGGCAGGGTCCGCGGCTCCGCGAGCTCCTCGGTGACCTTCCTGATGTCCCAGCCGGGGTGGGCCGTGGGGGTGGCGTCCGCCAGTTCGTCCGGGAGAGTGAAGGTCAGGGCCGTGGTCGGGGAGCCTTCGCAGCCGTGCGAGAGGTCGAAGGTCAGCAGGGCGGACTCGCCGGCGCCGGTGGTGTCGGGGGTGACATGCACATGGGCGGCCGCGGGGCCCAGGCCAAGCGCCATCAGAGCGGCGGTGCCGCCGGCGGCAAGGAGGACAGAGGAGGAGGTACGCATGGAAAAGCCTTTCGGTGGCGCATTGCCAAAAAACCGCGCTGGAGGCGGGAAATACTGGAAAAGGAATTAGGCCAATGCGTACGACGGCGGCCCGCGCAGCGGGCGCGCGGAGCAGTACCGGGCGCGCGGGGTTCCGGCGGCGGGACCGGAAATCGCCGGCGGCCGGACGGGCCGGAACGTCACCGGGGCCGGCGGCGTGAACAGCGGCCGCAGCCAGGCGGCCGTGGCGTGCAGGGCGTCCTCGCCCCGGGCGAGCACCAGCGCGGACAGCGCCACGGCGGCGAGGTGCGCGAGGAACAGGGCGGGGCCGGCGTCGTGCTGGAGCGCGTGGAGACCGGAGAGGGCGTCCTGGGTCCCGGGCAGCGGCGCCGCCTCCGGACAGACCACGGCAACGCCGTGGTGGGAGGAAGCACCGGGCAGGCATTGGACGCCGGAGGTCAGGAGGCCAAAGGCTTCATGGAGCCCGAGCTGCGCGGCGCCGAGGACCAGGAAGAGGCTGCCGGGCCGGAACCGTCGCCCGGCGGTAATACTGACTCCGGCGAGGGTGAAGGCCACCAGGGCAAAGAGGAGGACCGGTTCGGGGAGCATCCCGCCGCCGGCCAGGTGCGCACCCGTGGCCAGCGCGAAAATGACTGCGGTGGCGACGCCGGCGCGGAGCAGCCGGAAGGGATCGGTGCGCTGGGGCATGCTTCCCTTCCGGTCCCGCCGGCCGCGGCTCGGAGCCTGCCGGACTGCTGAAAAACTGCTCCTACTTTACCGTGCAGCCGAAGAACCGGCGCACGCGGAGCCAGGGCGGCAAGCGCCGCCGTCCCCTGTCCTATTCGTGGTGGTAGGGGCGTCCGCCGGCGATCTCCTGGGCCCGGTACACCTGCTCCGCGAGGATCAGTCGGACCAGCTGGTGGGGGAACACCAGGGGTGAGAGGGACCAGACAAAGTCGGCGCGGTCGTGGACGCTCTGGTCCACGCCGTAGGCCCCGCCGATGATCAGGGTGACGTTGCGGGAGGAATCCAGCGGCCTCTGCAACGTCTGGGCCAGCGTCGGCGAGGTGATGGCCTTGCCCCGCTCGTCCAGCAGGATCAGGTAGTCGGATCCGACCTTCGCCAGCAGCCGCTCGGACTCTTCCTTGCGGGCGGCGTCGCCTTCGCGGGCCGAATGCGGAATGGGGACCCAGGTCAGGTCGAAGGGTTTCTTCAGCCGCTTTTCATACCGGCGGATCCCGTCAACCACCCAGTCCTCGTGCTTGCGGCCCACCATCAGAACTTTTAATGCCATGCAACCATTCAAGCCCGGAACCGCCGAGGTCCGGTAACCGGGCGGGCGCCGGGCTTACACTGCGGGGACATGGAAGGGCACTTCGACGGCGCAGGCCAGGAGGTTACAACGTGTTGGAATCGCGTGCGGTGGTGTTGGGCGGCGGCGGAGTTGCCGGGATCGCCTGGGAGATCGGCCTGCTGGCGGAACTGCTGGACCAGGGCATCGACCTGAACGAGGCGGACCTCGTTGTCGGTACATCGGCCGGATCCGTGGTGGGAACGGCGCTTCGCTTCGGGCAGGTGCCGGCCGCGGCGCTCGCCCAGGAGACGGCTGAGGAAGGTGCCAGTGCTCCGGATTACCAGGAGCCGGACGCATTCGACGGCGAGCGGTTCATGAACCTCATGGGCGCGGCCGGTTTCGGCGGCGGCGGAGAGAAGGCCGCCCGCGCACGGCTGGGCCAGCTGGCACTGAAAGCGGACACGCAGCTGACCGAGGAAGCGTGGGTGAACAGCATCCGTTCACTGGTTCCCTTCCCGGCCTGGCCGGAGAAGGCACTGGGCGTCACGGTGGTGGACGCTGAAGACGGCAGCTTCAAGGTGTTCGACGGCGATTCCGGCGTGGACCTTGGCCTGGCGGTCACCGCCAGCTGCACTGTCCCGACGGTGTGGCCGCCCGTGCACATCAACGGGCGGGTCTACATGGACGGCGGTATGCGGTCGGGTACCAATGCGGACGTCGCCGCCGGCTTTGGAAAGGTACTCGTGGTTTCCTGCGGCCTCGAGGCGCCGCAGAGTCCCTTCGGACCCACCCTGCCGCAGGCGCTGAAAACGATCCGGAAGGACGGAAAGCCGTTGTTGATCGAAGCCGACGCGCTGGCTTTGCAGGCTTTCGGTACCAACATGCTGCTGGATTCCACCCGCCGTCCCTCCGTGGCGGCTGGCCGGCGGCAGGCGAAGGAGATGGCCGACGTCGTCCGGCGCTTCTGGGAGGGGTAGCCCTCCCGGAGGGCTAGCGGCTAGCGGCTAGCGGCTAGCGGTTGTCGCGGTCGACGTCGGCCTCAAGATCGGAGCCCGGTTCAATCACCACACCGTCTTCACGCTGCTCGACGCCGTCGGCCCGGGGAGCGGTGTCAGCGGCGGGGGAGGCTGCCGAGGCACCGGCGGGCGCTTCCGCTTCGGCGGCCTCGGCTTCTTCGCGCTCCTTGATGTACTTCACGAGGAACTCCAGTTCGTCGCTGTACTGCTGCAG is a window of Arthrobacter sp. zg-Y1171 DNA encoding:
- a CDS encoding YcnI family protein, with product MRTSSSVLLAAGGTAALMALGLGPAAAHVHVTPDTTGAGESALLTFDLSHGCEGSPTTALTFTLPDELADATPTAHPGWDIRKVTEELAEPRTLPNGSQVSSRTSEIIYTAKEPLADGIRDTITLGVDLPDAEDTTLAFPVLQSCEKGETDWSQVPADGQSGHDLDSPAPTVTITEADDDDDHAAGDEHGSTSGTPESADDRDDDVEAAEVAGYVGLGAGLLGLAAGVTALIRTRGRGRA
- a CDS encoding 23S rRNA (pseudouridine(1915)-N(3))-methyltransferase RlmH, with the translated sequence MALKVLMVGRKHEDWVVDGIRRYEKRLKKPFDLTWVPIPHSAREGDAARKEESERLLAKVGSDYLILLDERGKAITSPTLAQTLQRPLDSSRNVTLIIGGAYGVDQSVHDRADFVWSLSPLVFPHQLVRLILAEQVYRAQEIAGGRPYHHE
- a CDS encoding patatin-like phospholipase family protein — its product is MLESRAVVLGGGGVAGIAWEIGLLAELLDQGIDLNEADLVVGTSAGSVVGTALRFGQVPAAALAQETAEEGASAPDYQEPDAFDGERFMNLMGAAGFGGGGEKAARARLGQLALKADTQLTEEAWVNSIRSLVPFPAWPEKALGVTVVDAEDGSFKVFDGDSGVDLGLAVTASCTVPTVWPPVHINGRVYMDGGMRSGTNADVAAGFGKVLVVSCGLEAPQSPFGPTLPQALKTIRKDGKPLLIEADALALQAFGTNMLLDSTRRPSVAAGRRQAKEMADVVRRFWEG